One Nicotiana sylvestris chromosome 12, ASM39365v2, whole genome shotgun sequence genomic window carries:
- the LOC138883847 gene encoding uncharacterized protein: MGKLAKWQILLSEFDIIYVTEKAVKGQALTYHLAENPVGREYKPLKMYFPDEEVSFIGEDIIETYDGWRMFFDGAVNLKGVGIGAVLVSEISQHYPVSAKLSFPCTNNMAEYEACILGLRLAIDVQELLVVGDSDLLIHQVLGEWSTKNTKILPYLHYVQELMKRFTKIELKHVLRIQNEFANALGTLSSMIQHPDKNFIDPIPIGIQNHPAYCAHVEDETDGNPCFQDIKEYLSKREYP, from the coding sequence ATGGGGaagttagcaaaatggcagatactactgagtgagtttgacatcatctacgTAACTgaaaaggcggtcaaagggcaagcattgACGTATCATCTTGCAGAAAATCCTGTAGGTAGAGAATACAAAccactaaaaatgtattttcccgatgaagaggtatcattcataggagaagatatcatCGAaacctatgacggttggagaatgttcttcgatggagctgtaaACCTtaaaggagtgggtattggagcaGTTTTAGTGTCAGAAATAAGTCAACATTATCCAGTATCCGCAAAGCTCAGCTTCccgtgtaccaacaacatggcagaatatgaggcctgcatcttaggactcaggTTAGCCATCGACGTTCAGGAATTGCTGGTAGTTGGAGATTCCGACCTTTTGATACATCAGGTTCTAGGGGAATGGTCTACAAAGAAtaccaagatattgccatatttgcaCTATGTACAAGAGTTGatgaagagattcacaaagatagaactCAAACATGTTCTGAGGATTCAAAATGAGTTCGCCAATGCATTGGGTACTTTATCTTCTatgatacaacacccagacaagaatttcatcgaccCTATCCCAATAGGGATTCAAAATCATCctgcttattgtgctcatgttgaagatgAAACTGATGGAAATCCATGTTTCCAagacatcaaagaatatttgtcaaAAAGAGAATACCCGTAA